The Mustela erminea isolate mMusErm1 chromosome 18, mMusErm1.Pri, whole genome shotgun sequence genome has a window encoding:
- the TMEM102 gene encoding transmembrane protein 102, whose amino-acid sequence MASAVWGSAPWWGPPPPAPARPLTDIDFCSGAQLQELTQLIQELGVQESWSDAPKPGPDLLRAKDFVFSLLGLVHRRDPRFPPQAELLLLRGGIREGSLDLGPAPLGPYIRGPHYDAGFTLLVPVFSLDGTGQEFQLDAESCSAWLCLPEQVRGTSIREAWRDCLGPPVPGGRDSIRRTKSEGGPEGPQTSMDQHGYVTEPEPKMSLEKLSSNVSQPEPPEQNRIDHGFSTPLKNLNGDVRKAAILSPVPPPSEDWETWPTLCPIQVSAWFFASLAAVAESLFPVPGAPRLVHAARHAGFTTVLLATPGPPRRVLLFDLIPVVSVAGWPDGARSHSWAGPLAPESSSFYLVPGGHTEGLGASGWQLCFARQELALKARIPAPLLQAHAAAQALLRPLVAGTRAAAPYLLRTLLYWACERLPALYLARPENAGACCLGLLDELGRVLEAGTLPHYFLSGQKLRAGDGAAVLLGALARLRGDPAQALRAAVEEAKAARKGGGLAGVGGGAH is encoded by the exons ATGGCTTCGGCGGTCTGGGGGAGTGCGCCCTGGTGGGGCCcgccgcccccagccccagcccggccGCTCACCGACATAGACTTCTGCTCCGGGGCGCAGCTGCAGGAACTAACGCAGCTGATCCAGGAGCTCGGTGTGCAGGAGAGCTGGAGTGACGCGCCCAAGCCGGGACCCGATCTCCTCCGGGCCAAGGACTTCGTCTTCTCCTTGCTGG GTCTCGTTCACCGTCGGGACCCCCGGTTTCCTCCCCAAGCAGAGCTCTTGCTGCTTCGTGGTGGGATTCGCGAGGGCTCCCTGGATCTGGGACCTGCACCCCTAGGTCCTTACATCCGGGGACCTCATTACGACGCCGGCTTTACACTTCTAGTGCCCGTGTTTTCGCTAGACGGCACTGGGCAGGAGTTCCAACTGGATGCGGAGTCCTGTTCCGCGTGGCTTTGCCTCCCAGAGCAGGTCCGCGGAACCTCGATCCGGGAGGCTTGGCGGGATTGCCTAGGACCTCCAGTCCCAGGAGGACGTGACTCCATCCGCCGAACCAAAAGTGAAGGAGGTCCCGAGGGCCCCCAAACCTCCATGGACCAGCACGGTTATGTCActgaacctgagccaaagatgtCTTTGGAAAAACTCTCTAGTAACGTTTCCCAGCCCGAGCCGCCTGAGCAAAACAGAATCGATCATGGCTTTTCCACCCCACTGAAAAACCTGAATGGTGATGTCAGGAAAGCAGCCATCCTCAGCCCAGTCCCACCGCCGTCGGAGGACTGGGAGACTTGGCCCACACTTTGCCCCATCCAGGTATCTGCGTGGTTCTTTGCTTCACTGGCCGCGGTGGCTGAGTCCCTGTTCCCCGTCCCGGGTGCCCCACGCTTGGTTCACGCCGCCCGCCACGCGGGGTTCACCACCGTCCTCCTGGCCACGCCGGGGCCGCCGCGCCGCGTCCTGCTCTTCGACCTGATTCCCGTGGTGTCCGTGGCCGGCTGGCCCGATGGTGCTCGGAGCCACTCGTGGGCCGGCCCGCTGGCCCCCGAGTCGTCATCCTTCTACCTGGTGCCCGGCGGCCACACCGAGGGGCTGGGCGCCTCCGGCTGGCAGCTCTGCTTCGCCCGCCAGGAGCTGGCGCTCAAGGCGCGCATACCCGCTCCGCTGCTGCAAGCGCACGCGGCGGCCCAGGCGCTGCTGCGCCCGCTGGTGGCCGGGACTCGGGCCGCGGCGCCCTACCTCCTGCGGACGCTGCTCTACTGGGCGTGCGAGCGGCTACCCGCGCTCTATCTCGCGCGGCCCGAGAACGCGGGCGCCTGCTGCCTCGGGCTGCTGGATGAGCTGGGCCGCGTGCTCGAGGCCGGGACGCTGCCCCACTATTTTCTGAGCGGCCAGAAGCTCCGCGCGGGGGATGGCGCCGCTGTGCTGCTCGGGGCGTTGGCCCGGCTCCGCGGGGACCCAGCCCAGGCCCTGCGCGCCGCGGTGGAGGAGGCGAAGGCTGCACGCAAGGGGGGCGGCTTAGCTGGCGTGGGAGGCGGGGCCCATTAA
- the FGF11 gene encoding fibroblast growth factor 11 isoform X3 yields the protein MEPQLKGIVTKLFCRQGFYLQANPDGSIQGTPEDTSSFTHFNLIPVGLRVVTIQSAKLGHYMAMNAEGLLYSSPHFTAECRFKECVFENYYVLYASALYRQRRSGRAWYLGLDKEGRVMKGNRVKKTKAAAHFVPKLLEVAMYREPSLHSVPETSPSSPPAP from the exons atgg agccTCAGCTCAAAGGCATCGTCACCAAACTGTTCTGCCGCCAAGGTTTCTACCTCCAGGCGAATCCTGATGGGAGCATTCAGGGGACCCCAGAGGACACCAGCTCCTTCA cccacttCAACCTGATCCCTGTGGGGCTCCGTGTGGTCACCATCCAGAGTGCCAAGCTGGGTCACTACATGGCCATGAACGCTGAGGGGCTGCTGTACAGCTCG CCACATTTCACAGCTGAGTGTCGCTTTAAGGAATGCGTCTTCGAGAACTACTACGTTCTGTATGCCTCCGCGCTCTACCGCCAGCGCCGCTCTGGCCGGGCCTGGTACCTGGGCCTGGACAAGGAGGGCCGAGTCATGAAGGGAAATCGAGTCAAGAAAACCAAGGCAGCTGCCCACTTTGTGCCCAAGCTCCTGGAGG TGGCCATGTACCGGGAGCCTTCTCTCCACAGTGTCCCTGAGACCTCCCCTTCCAGTCCCCCTGCCCCCTGA
- the FGF11 gene encoding fibroblast growth factor 11 isoform X1 has translation MAALASSLIRQKREVREPGGSRPVSAQRRVCPRGTKSLCQKQLLILLSKVRLCGGRPARPDRGPEPQLKGIVTKLFCRQGFYLQANPDGSIQGTPEDTSSFTHFNLIPVGLRVVTIQSAKLGHYMAMNAEGLLYSSPHFTAECRFKECVFENYYVLYASALYRQRRSGRAWYLGLDKEGRVMKGNRVKKTKAAAHFVPKLLEVAMYREPSLHSVPETSPSSPPAP, from the exons ATGGCGGCTCTGGCCAGTAGCCTGATTCGGCAGAAGCGGGAGGTCCGTGAGCCCGGGGGCAGCCGGCCCGTGTCGGCGCAGCGGCGCGTGTGTCCCCGCGGCACCAAGTCCCTTTGCCAGAAGCAGCTCCTCATCCTGCTGTCCAAGGTGCGACTGTGCGGGGGGCGGCCCGCGCGGCCGGACCGTGGCCCTG agccTCAGCTCAAAGGCATCGTCACCAAACTGTTCTGCCGCCAAGGTTTCTACCTCCAGGCGAATCCTGATGGGAGCATTCAGGGGACCCCAGAGGACACCAGCTCCTTCA cccacttCAACCTGATCCCTGTGGGGCTCCGTGTGGTCACCATCCAGAGTGCCAAGCTGGGTCACTACATGGCCATGAACGCTGAGGGGCTGCTGTACAGCTCG CCACATTTCACAGCTGAGTGTCGCTTTAAGGAATGCGTCTTCGAGAACTACTACGTTCTGTATGCCTCCGCGCTCTACCGCCAGCGCCGCTCTGGCCGGGCCTGGTACCTGGGCCTGGACAAGGAGGGCCGAGTCATGAAGGGAAATCGAGTCAAGAAAACCAAGGCAGCTGCCCACTTTGTGCCCAAGCTCCTGGAGG TGGCCATGTACCGGGAGCCTTCTCTCCACAGTGTCCCTGAGACCTCCCCTTCCAGTCCCCCTGCCCCCTGA
- the FGF11 gene encoding fibroblast growth factor 11 isoform X2 yields MLGGTLCREELRPCTGLETRAETGGSYHLRGGTGKSAEKPQLKGIVTKLFCRQGFYLQANPDGSIQGTPEDTSSFTHFNLIPVGLRVVTIQSAKLGHYMAMNAEGLLYSSPHFTAECRFKECVFENYYVLYASALYRQRRSGRAWYLGLDKEGRVMKGNRVKKTKAAAHFVPKLLEVAMYREPSLHSVPETSPSSPPAP; encoded by the exons ATGCTCGGGGGGACCCTCTGCCGCGAGGAACTCAGACCCTGTACGGGGCTAGAGACCCGCGCGGAGACTGGGGGGTCGTACCACCTCCGAGGGGGTACGGGGAAGTCGGCCGAGA agccTCAGCTCAAAGGCATCGTCACCAAACTGTTCTGCCGCCAAGGTTTCTACCTCCAGGCGAATCCTGATGGGAGCATTCAGGGGACCCCAGAGGACACCAGCTCCTTCA cccacttCAACCTGATCCCTGTGGGGCTCCGTGTGGTCACCATCCAGAGTGCCAAGCTGGGTCACTACATGGCCATGAACGCTGAGGGGCTGCTGTACAGCTCG CCACATTTCACAGCTGAGTGTCGCTTTAAGGAATGCGTCTTCGAGAACTACTACGTTCTGTATGCCTCCGCGCTCTACCGCCAGCGCCGCTCTGGCCGGGCCTGGTACCTGGGCCTGGACAAGGAGGGCCGAGTCATGAAGGGAAATCGAGTCAAGAAAACCAAGGCAGCTGCCCACTTTGTGCCCAAGCTCCTGGAGG TGGCCATGTACCGGGAGCCTTCTCTCCACAGTGTCCCTGAGACCTCCCCTTCCAGTCCCCCTGCCCCCTGA